The Methanosarcina acetivorans C2A genome includes the window CTTTGATTTTCCAAGAATTCCTGGCTCCTTGAGGATCCCCGATTCTCTGAAAACTGGTTCCTTGAGAATTACTTCCCTGAGAATATTGTCGGCTATTTGCTGCCCTTTCTCTGAAAAAAGAAATTTTCTGCATCATTTTCCATGTTCTATGGATTTTTCCTGCATAAGGACAAAATCAGGATTCACAGAAAGACTTTATATTTCAGGAGCAGCCCGTCTGGAAAAATTCCGGGAGGAAGATTCTGGTTTCAGGAGCTTCGGACTTAAGCCGGGATTATGATCAGCTCTGATGCTCCCCGGCTTCGTGTCTTCTTCTCAATCTTCTCACTCCGCCGGTGCGCCGGGTCCTCCCTAACGCCACGGTCCTGGCAGACATTCCTTCCCTGCCGGGTACAAAGCCATTTTTAGCTTTTGCACTGGTTTTAATGAGCGAGTCAATCTTGATTATTTCCGGAGCTTTCAGAAGCCCGTCCCGGGGTACGGGTTCCTTGACTTCTCTCGGAATCACTTTTCCCAAAGCATTAACATCTGCAAGAATTGGCATTTCTGCAGCATCCCTTAAGAAAGACAATCCTGAAGGTGCCTTTATAGTGCCTTCTACCCTTGCGTTTTCATGCAGTAAGACAGACTCTGCTTTTATTCCTCCGAAGACCTTGGTGTTCCGGCCAATATTTACCTGTCCTTTTGAAGATAGATTCCCATAGATAGTGCTGTTTTCTCCTATGTTGATCTTCCCTTCGGAATAAATGCTTCCCTTCAGGATCAGGGCATTTCCGGTTTCTACAGATTGTGCCTTCAGGTTTCCTATCAGATAACAGTTGTTTCCGACAACTGCATCCCCACCAACTTCAATGACTTCAGGAGTGATTTTTGTGCCTGTGGGTATGATAAGTATTTTTTCAGCGGGTTCCCTGCTTTCGGATTCATGTTCTTCTTCGGATTCGTCAAAAAGTTCTTCAAGGGCTTTTTCGATTTCTTCTCCCCTTCCAAGACGCATCATTTCCCTGATGTACAGGAATAAAAACATGATTACAGGGACAGGGTTTCTGACGACGATCCAGCCTTTGGCTACAAACCCGCCTTTGATTTTGACTTCCTTGCCTACGTCCAGGTCCCCTTCTACGGTCAGTTTTCCCTCAATGCTAACAAATTCTCCCAGATAGGCGTTTTTGCCGACTTCCACATTGCTCCCCATTTTTGACCACATGTCAATCCTGGTATCAGAGCAAGCTACCACATCTCCGGAAACAGCCACTCCTTCTCCCATGATGACCATATCCCCGGATATGCTATACTGGATGCTGGAGTGGTTGCCGACAATAACGTCTCCCTCAACTACAATCCTGCTTGTGTCTATTCTGGTATTATCGGGAACCAGAAGGTGTTTTAGGATTTGCTCTTGTTCTGGGATGCTTTCACTCTCCGGGGGAACTGTTTTTACAATCTGGTACGAGTTTTGCTTTTAAAACCGCAGGGCTGAAAATACAATTATTTATTTTGCGAGTAGTATTCATTCAAAAATAACTATCTACGATATATTCTTATCCATTTTTTCCGTTCAGCCTGGCATTTTTGAGCAGTAAGAGTAGTCCTTTATATATTGTATCCAGCTATATGAAAATTTGCGTAAAAAGTAAAAATACCTTTTGTCTTCCCGTATCAGGTTTAAAATTTATTTTTTCTTTTCTTAAATCAAGGCTTTCTTAAATCAAGGCTTTCTTAAATCAAGATTTTTTAAATTAAGATTTTTTAAATTAAGATTTTATGACTTACTGGTTGACTTTCCGGGCCTGAAAGGTTTATCCCTTTTTTTTTCGAAGCAATTCCTGTCCGTACATCTACAGCTGCACCGCTGTCAAGAGCCAGGATTTCTGCAGGGGATAAGAGCAACTGTCCTGTTGCAAGCAGCCTGTCTGCTTTGTCCGTGACGAGCACTTCCTCTCCTGCGCGGAGTTCGGGGTCGATCTCAATTACATGCTTTGCAAAAGCTGTTTTGCCTGCCTCCACAAAAGGAGCAGCGTCTTCAGAAACAGCTACCCTGAGCCTTTTTCCGGGAAGAAGCCTGTGGACTACGGCAGCTCCTTCAATACTGAGCGTGAAAAAGCCATCTTTTGCTCTGGCTGTTGCAATTCTCTTGCCTGAGTGAAAGACTTGGCGTACTCTTTTTGTCCGGGATAACTGGAACGTTGATCCTTCAGGGAAAAGTTCCTTTCCCGTACCTTTCCCGAACTGGTAATCCGCAATCATACGGACCCTCGAAAGTCTTTCCACATTGCTGTTCATGAGGCTAGATAATATATGCAGACCTTAAAGCCGTTCCGGTCACCGGACTTAGAAAAATAAATGATTAAGATGGAACAAATTTATATTTTCCTGATGAAATACTAAATTATTTATATTTTGTACAATTTCTAACAATAACTGTCTGGAAGTGCAAATTCCATAATAATGTAAATTAAAAAGTAATTTTCCTGATTTGAAAGGGATCCGAATCCAAATCTTGCGATCCCTCAGGTATTTAATTCTGCAGGTAGAAATTTCTCCAGAGTAGCCCCAACTTAAAAAAGAAAATTCGAGGATTTTGTTGATTCGCAAAAACGTTTCTTTAGATGAGGCTCACCTCCAGAAACTCCAGCCCCTGCTGGAAAAACATGGAGGGAATTTGAGTGCAGCTATACGTGAAGTCATCGACCTGGCCAGCCCTGATCCTGAAAGCCTCCGCACCCCTGAGGAAATGGCCGGAGATCTGAAAAATAGGAAATCCTCTGAGGTAAGGGAACAGCTTATTCAGAACGGCGAATGTGTAATGATAAGCCAGCAGATTCTGAAATGGCTTGTGAAAAACAGTTCTGGGAGGCTTATGGAAGAGGATATTGTGCACGAACTGCTCAATCCTTATCTCCTCACTACAGTTCCCGAGTTAAAGGAGTTCCTCAACAGTGCCAGTAAAACCGCGGGCTGGAAAATAGAAGTCTCCTGTTCTTTCAGGGGAGAAGTCGTGCCTGAATCTTTTACCATGGATTTCGTTGGCGGAGACAGGGATTTTCGTGAGCTCCTCGTAGAAATTGTCTGTATTTTCCTCTCCCGCTGGATGGACTTGGATGTAGAGGCTCTGCACCGGAAGTCCAATTCGGTTACCGTGTACCTGATTCATTTTGTCCGGCATGAAAGCCAGAGTATAAGCCCCGGCGTCAGGAAACATTTCGGTGCTAAGGATCTCCTGTACAGGGAGATTGAACGAAAACCTGATTTCTGGGTAACCCTTGCAGAACTTTATACAAAGTTCAATTACCAGAGAGTAAATCTGGACAAGAGTCTTTTTGAAGCTCTTGTAGCCGGAAAGCTTCCTGATATAACAAAATATTTTGAGCTTAAAGCCGACCGTTCCCTCCGTGAAATCCCTCTTTCGGAACTTCTCCCGCTCTTTAAATACCTGGTAGTTGCCCCCCAGCTGGTAAACGATGTGGAAATATGTACCGAGAAAGGAAAAGAGCAGATAAAAATCCGGCATGATTATTCTGAAGAGAGCGTGGTTTTAACCCTTATTCAGCTGTTTTCCAATGTATTTAATGCAGGCTGGCACAGTTTCACTGTGAACTATGTCTCTGAACTCATAATATTCGATTTTTCTCTTCCTGATACTTCGGAACGGGACGCTGTAAAAGTTTCTTCCGGGCTGGATCTGGAATAAAATAACAAATTTTTTATATATCTCGGTCTTGTAAACTTACCTGTAGTCTTTAAGTTTGTGATATGTTTGCACTGCCAGAACGTTTGTCGAAAAAACACTTTTTATAAAGCAGGGATAAGCTTTGATCCGCAAAAACGTTTCTATGGAAGATGAGTACCTTCAGAAACTGCAGCCCTTCCTGGACAAAAATAACGGGAATCTGAGTGCTGCAATAAGGGATGCGATAGAACTCGCAGATGCTGCTCTTCGGGGTCACGAGTCCGTAGAAGATGCTCTGGAATATTTTACGGAGGGCTCAACAAAGTATCCTGAGATCCGCAACAGCCTGATCGAGAGCGGAGAATGTATATTGATTAGCCAGCTTTCGTTCCGATGGTTGATTGAAAATACCGATGGGATACTGGTAGATGACGAGCTTGTAAGTGAACTTTTCAATCCTTATCAGATAAAGACTGCTTCGGATCTCCTGGAGTATCTCAATACACGTAGCCGGAATATGGGCTGGGGAATTAAAGTTTCTATCAACACCTTGCAGGAGGATAAAACCGAGGTAATATTGCTTGAAAACGGGGATCCCAGTTTGAGAGCCTATCTTGCTGAGGCAATCTCTATCTTTCTTGGCCGCTATCTCAACCTTGACGTTTCCTTTGTCCACCGTAAATCCAATTCAATCCGTATCTTTCTTAAGGAACACAGATCTGATATGGAGGTTCCTCCGGGAATTAGAAAGAACTTCGGAACTCTTGACTATACCTTTAAGGAAATTCGAAGCAAGCCGGAATTCTGGACTTCCCTGGTGGAAAGGTACAGGCAGCAGAGGTATCAGCGGGTAAACCTTAACAAGGATGTCTTTGAAGCATTTCTTTCAGGGGAGATTCCTGATGTTACAAGCTTTTTTGAGGCCTCTGCAGGCAAGCCTATCCAGGAAATTCCGCTTTACGAACTGTTTGCTATTTCCAAAAAATTAATTTTTGTTACTCAGCTTGCAACGGATGTTGAAAGGACGGTTGAGAGGGGCAAGATAAACATCAAAATTCGGCATCAATTTTCCGATGAAATTGCTATTGAAAAACTTATAGCTCTTTTTTCAAAATTGTTCATGGCAGCAGGGCATGCATTTGAGGCCAGGACCGTATCAAATCTTATTACCCTCGAGTTCAAAGAACCCTGTTCTGCCTATTCTTCAAGCAACGGTAAATATTGAAAATTCTCTTCCTTCTCATCATCCAAACTATATAAAAATTTAGTTAAAGTCCTCTCTTAAGTGAAACTTTCTATCTGTTCTCGTTATATGTTATATGATATTGTTTTTCTGTCCTTTTCTTCTTTAATGCTTCGTCTCTTATTATAAATTTTTCTTTCCGACCTCTGGCAAAAATATTAATAAGTAGGAGGTACAATCTATTACTGGTTTATAAAAATGGTTAAGTGCAGGAACCGGGGAAAATTCGAATTTCCTGTGCTTCCAAAAAGGGACAAGAGGAACTCTGCTTGATAGTCCGCAAAAATATTTCGATCGATCAATGTTACATTGATAAATTAAAGCCCTTTCTGGACAAAAACAATGGAAATTTAAGTGCAGCGATAAGAGATTCTATAGAAGCTGCCTCTCAGGTTCTTGATGAGAAAAAGAAGGAGAAGGGAGAAAAAGACTCACGTAGTGCTTTGAAGACTATCGAATTACGTAACAAAATGGTTGAAGATGAAGAATTTCTGCTAATTCATCATACCATGCTTGAGTGGTTTATCAAAAAAACCTCAGGCCTGCTTCTTGAAGAAGCGACTGTATACGAGTTAATAAATCCCTATACTATTAAGAAAATTCCTAATTTTGTTAATTATGTAAACGTCCTGAATGATAGGATGGGATGGAAAATTAAAGTTGGTGCCGAATATGCTGAACCGGAACCTGGAACTTTGATCCTGACCCTTTCAAACGGCAATCCCTGTTTCAGGGGAGTAGTTGCCCAGAGCCTTGCCCTCTATCTGGCAAAGCAGATGAAAATGGATGTACAGGGGCTGTTCAACAGGTCAAATGCAACTAAAATCTATTTTAAGCGGTTCGAGTTCCTCAATTATGAAAAAATCCCTAAAGGATTTGAAGAACATTTCGGGTCAATGGAAAGCACTTTTCGGGAAATCCAGAAAAGGCCGGAGTTCTGGAAGAACCTTGTCAAGACATACAGACAGCAGAACTACCAGCGGCTCAGCATGAACAAAAAAGTTTTTGAAGCATTTGTCTCAGGAGATCTTCCTTCAGTTGACGATATGGGAAGAGAATTCGAATTGCTTGCGGGCAAACCCCCGGAGACTTTTACCCTTGCAGAGCACATAATGATTTTCAAAGAACTTTACCTTACCGACAGTATAGGAAGCGATATTGAAGTCTGTACTGAGAAAGGACGCGAATATGTTAAACTGATTCACGACTACTCCGACAGAAAAGTATGTGAACGCGTTATACAGTACTACTCAAATATCTTCAGGTCTATTGGTCATCCTTTTACAGTCACTTCAAGCCCCCATATGATTGTTTTCGAATTCGGGAAAAACCTGAGTCCCAGCCATATCTCCGAACCCGGGCTTGCAGGGGCCGAGTCCGAGCTTTCCTTTACTCCCTGAGTTTTTGGCAGATAATTTCATATGCGGAAGTTTCCTATCACTTTTCATGAGTGATGTAATTCTGCTCTGGGACTGTCCTCTCCTTTTTGAAAAATTGTTTGTGGAATACGGGCTTGAGTGCAGCCGAGCGCTCTCGACTTCCCTTGGTACTCCTTATCTGCCCGCCTGTAAGATCCTTATCTTGCCTACAGGGTTTGCCAATAAACAGTATACAAAAACAGGAGTCGGGCTTGAACGCGGCAAGCGTTCCCTTGAAAGATTTGTGGCAAAAGGCGGAACCCTGCTCGTCTTCGGTCCCCTTGTCCCCGAATATGAGTATGAGTGGCTGCCTTTCTCCCTTAAATACGTAATGGAAGAAAACTCCTGCACACCACGTCCTGTGGGCGAGCATGAAGCTCAGAAACTTATCGAAAACATTGTCCCCCCTGCAGGATGCGACGGCTACTTTTCAGAAACCGATGCTGAAGTTGTACTTGAAGACGAAAGGGGCAGGCCTATTATGGTCGCAAAAGGAATTGGGGAAGGCATGATTGTCGCAACCACAATCCATGAATTGCCAGCAGCCGAGTTTTTTGAGTGCAGGGCCGTATGTACGAGAAAAGTGAAGGCCTGATAAATGAATGTTTGATAAATGAATGTTTGATAAATGAATGTTTGATAAATGAATGTTTGATAAATGAATGTTTGATAAATGAATGTCTTATCAGTGAATGTCTAATAAATGAAGGTTTGATAAATAAAAGTTTGATACATGAAGGTTTGATACATGAAGGTTTGATACATGAAGGTTTGATAAATGAAGGTTTGATAAATGAAGGTCAGAAAGGTAAAGATTAGACAGATAAAGGTCTGAAAAATGAAATTTCAAACCAAAAAGCTTCGTTCTATGATCTAAAGCCTGAAAACCTGAAAAATCCAAAATCTGAAATTCTAAAACCTGAAATATCTAACCCGAAATAAAGAAATACAGTATAACCGGCGTAAAAAGAACTCGATAATAAACATAAAGGAAGCTTTAAAGGGAAAACAAACAGCTACAGACTGTAGCTCTTTTGTCAGCCCTTATTTTATTTTCTTTACATTTTTATCCTTTTTATATTGCTCTCTAAGTTTCTTGATTTCTTCCGCTTCGTTTTTCATTCTCAGTACAAAGAGGCCGAAGCAGGGCTTTATGAATTGAAATAGGATTGCATCTCCTGAAAAACCGACGGGGACGGATGTACCCAGAAGGAAAATGCCTTTTATATTGTACCCTCCCGGTACCAGGTACACTTCCTCCGCGTTTTTTTTAATAAGGTCTTCACATTCTTTAAGGGATGCATTTTTCAGGAGGATTTCGTAGTCAAATTCGCTTAAACATACCATTTTTGTACCTTTTATGATTTTTTTTCTTTAGAGAGTCCAGAAAGATTCTGACGTTTATCATTGCTTCGAATGACAGCTAA containing:
- a CDS encoding PUA domain-containing protein; this translates as MNSNVERLSRVRMIADYQFGKGTGKELFPEGSTFQLSRTKRVRQVFHSGKRIATARAKDGFFTLSIEGAAVVHRLLPGKRLRVAVSEDAAPFVEAGKTAFAKHVIEIDPELRAGEEVLVTDKADRLLATGQLLLSPAEILALDSGAAVDVRTGIASKKKGINLSGPESQPVSHKILI
- a CDS encoding DUF1894 domain-containing protein; translated protein: MVCLSEFDYEILLKNASLKECEDLIKKNAEEVYLVPGGYNIKGIFLLGTSVPVGFSGDAILFQFIKPCFGLFVLRMKNEAEEIKKLREQYKKDKNVKKIK